The sequence AGCTTCGTACTCTTGAAAAATGGGGAGGAAACCACCTTTTATGAGGAAATCCAACAGGGGGATGAACTCGAAATCGTGTGGCCTAAAGGGACACGCTGACTATCAGACAGAAAAAAACTGGCATTTACGCCAGTTTTTTTGTTTACGATCCAACTTGGCCAGGTAAGCTGCTCGTACGGTTAGTTGGATGGATATTGTTATTATCTGTAGAAATAGAGCTTGTTGAAGGCTGAGTGCCGTTTACAGAAGAGGTCGAGTCGCCTGTCACTTCTTCTCCCGCTTCTTTCACTTTCCCACCAATATCCTTCAATTCTTCTGCTGCTTCTTTGGTAGTGGCTATAATTTCAGAAGAATCTTCTTTTACTTGATTCACTTGATCAATCACATCATCATTCACCTTTTCATAAAGGCTCTGTGCATCGTTGATCGCTTCCTTTAATACAGTAGACGCCGTTTTAAGGCGATCCTGCCAGTCGTTCATGATTCCCGATGGATTTTCTCTTACCTTTGCCACCATCCCCATCGTAGAGTCTTTCACGTTTGATGTTCTCGAAGATACTCTCTTTCTTGTTGTTTTATCAAGCATAGCCACTGCGCCGCCTACTACAGCTCCCACAACCATGCCTTTTAATAACTTACCGTTCTTCTCACCGGAAGTGCCGTTCTTCGTAGTCGTATTACTTGTTTGAGTTTTATATGGTACAGTCTGTGTCATGAATCGTTCCTCCTAGTTTACTTTAGATAATTTTTTATTCTTATAGAGTAAATTCCCTGTATTATAGAAAATAAACACATGGGAGGGAATTACCAAAAATTATTAGGAATCCCAAACGAAATCATCAGTAAGTACACATAAAATAAAAAAGACCCTGTCAAAACAGAGTCCTTTCCCCTACAACTTATTTAATTCATTCTCAGTAATATTCCAATGTGAAGCATTCCAGCCTGGTTTCCCTTCAATAAAAAGAAAGGCTTGCGGCGATTCATGCTTAATGCCGTACTTCTCAGCAATATGACTGGATAGCTCCCTTGATTCCTGAACGGCTAAATAGTAGCCGTCTTCTTCTTCATGCTTGTTTAAGAAAGCTTGGTATTCGTTGAAAGCATTTGAGCTTATCGGACATGTTAAGCTGTGCTTCATAAAAAAGAAGCGGGAACTTGTTTCAGAAAGCTTTTCAAACTCTTGAACGGTTTCAATCTTTTGCATGAGATTCATACTCCCTTTCATACATGTGCTTTATTAGACAAGAGACAAACGGATGCCTCCTGGCTTTTAATTGCAACAAAAAAACGGTGAAGTAATCATATCACTTCACCGCCCCTGGAATCAATTATTATTGATTGTATGTTTTTTCAGTTTCATCAAACGCCTTTTTTGTTTCTTCGAGCTTTTGATTCACATCTTCTGTTTCTTCAACAGGTGTTGTTTCACCTACAGCAACAGCTTGCAGCTCATCATTTGTTTCTTGAAGCTCGTTATTATTAGAGCGGTATGTTTTCAGCTTGCCAACCACATTGTTGGATTGCTCCTGTACTGATTTTGTTAGGGCAGAAGATTTTTCTTTCGCAACCGCTGCAAGTTCATTGCTCTTTTCTACAGCCGTGTCTTTCCACTGACCTGTCTTTTCTTTCAGGACGCCTGCCTGTTCGTTAATATCATGACGAAGATCTTTACCGGATTTAGGAGCCAGTAGTAGAGCTGTAGCCGCTCCTACGATTCCTCCGATCAGTGTTCCGATCATGAAGTCCTTTGAATTAATGTTGTTGCTGTCATTTGTTTGGTTCTGGTTCTGGTTTTGATTGTACTGTTGTGTCATTTTAAAATTCCCCTCTCTAATTGTTATAAGATCTTGCTCTTTTTATCAATTTTTCTTGAGAACGAACTTCTTTTGGTGTTTGGTTTTGAACAGCTTCATCAGGTTGAGTTGGCTGTTTTTCCTGTTTTTGTTTCCATTTGTCCTTTAACTCAATGAAAGCATTTCCCCACTGAACAACCTGTGAAATCTTCCCTTGATTCCGTTCAAGTTCAGTTGAAATGGAAGTACTTACTTTCTTAACCGAGTTATTAAGGTTCTGGATGGAGTGCCCTACATCTCTTACTGCATAAACAACAGTGTTCAGATCCTCAGATTTCTTCTGGATATCCTCGGCTAATAGGTTTGTTTTATGTAGTAATTCTGTGGACTCTTTTGTTACTCCTTGAAGCTGACTCTCAAGGCCGGTCAATGTAGTTGAAACACTGTCTAAAGTTGAGCCTAGAGACTTCAATGTTTTCATTACACTCATAACTAAAATAAAAAATGCAACTGCTATTACAGCCACGCTTAGATAAAGAATTATTTCCATATGCCACACCTCCATGTATAGAAATTCTTTACCCTTATCATAAACAAATAAACATTATACTAGTATTTCTTCCTTTCTCATGAATTCTCCTGCATGAAAAAATAAAAAATATTTCTTCTTTTAGCTTTTCTCATTTTGTTTATCGCATCCATTAAATCATGTTTTAGGGTACAATAAAATGGACTATATACAAAGGGGAAGATAACATGAAAGATCCACGCATTGAAAAACTGGCAAAAAATTTAATTCAATATTCCGTGCAGTTACAGCCTGGAGAGAAAGTATTGATCGAAAACTTCGGCTTGCAACGGGAACTAGTGACAGCACTCGTTAAGGAAGCATATGCAGCCGGGGGATATCCTTTTGTGTCACTTAAAGATCACGCAGTAGACCGCGCATTATTGATGGGTGCCCAAGAAGAACAATACAACATGATTGCAAGCTTTGAAGCGAATGTCATGGAACAGATGGATGCGTATATCGGTTTGCGCTCAGGTGATAATATCAGTGAACAATCGGATGTACCTGACGAAAAGATGAAGATCCATGGAAATACAATTGGTAAAAAAGTACATAGAGAAATTCGTGTCCCTAAGAAAAAGTGGGTCGTGCTCCGCTATCCGACTGCTTCGATGGCACAGCTCGCCAATATGAGTACAGAAGGCTTCGAAGACTTCTACTTCGATGTCTGCAACCTGGACTACAGCAAAATGGACAGTGCCATGGATAACCTGGTCGAACTCATGAACAAAACGGATAAAGTCCGCCTTGTCGGAGAAGGGACGGACCTTACATTCTCAATCAAGGACATTCCTGCAGTGAAATGTGCGGGACGCCTGAACATTCCCGATGGTGAAGTGTACAGTGCACCTGTGAAGAATTCGGTGAACGGCGTGATTTCTTACAATACGCCATCTCCATATAACGGATTTACGTTCGAAAATGTAAAATTGACATTCAAAGAAGGTAAGATTGTTGAAGCTACTGCAAATGACAC is a genomic window of Rossellomorea sp. y25 containing:
- a CDS encoding YtxH domain-containing protein encodes the protein MTQQYNQNQNQNQTNDSNNINSKDFMIGTLIGGIVGAATALLLAPKSGKDLRHDINEQAGVLKEKTGQWKDTAVEKSNELAAVAKEKSSALTKSVQEQSNNVVGKLKTYRSNNNELQETNDELQAVAVGETTPVEETEDVNQKLEETKKAFDETEKTYNQ
- a CDS encoding YtxH domain-containing protein → MTQTVPYKTQTSNTTTKNGTSGEKNGKLLKGMVVGAVVGGAVAMLDKTTRKRVSSRTSNVKDSTMGMVAKVRENPSGIMNDWQDRLKTASTVLKEAINDAQSLYEKVNDDVIDQVNQVKEDSSEIIATTKEAAEELKDIGGKVKEAGEEVTGDSTSSVNGTQPSTSSISTDNNNIHPTNRTSSLPGQVGS
- a CDS encoding aminopeptidase, yielding MKDPRIEKLAKNLIQYSVQLQPGEKVLIENFGLQRELVTALVKEAYAAGGYPFVSLKDHAVDRALLMGAQEEQYNMIASFEANVMEQMDAYIGLRSGDNISEQSDVPDEKMKIHGNTIGKKVHREIRVPKKKWVVLRYPTASMAQLANMSTEGFEDFYFDVCNLDYSKMDSAMDNLVELMNKTDKVRLVGEGTDLTFSIKDIPAVKCAGRLNIPDGEVYSAPVKNSVNGVISYNTPSPYNGFTFENVKLTFKEGKIVEATANDTERINKIFDTDEGARYVGEFAIGVNPYIQHPMQDILFDEKIDGSFHFTPGECYEEAYNGNHSNIHWDMVMIQRPEYGGGEIYFDDVLIRKDGRFVIEELDVLNPENLK
- the ytxJ gene encoding bacillithiol system redox-active protein YtxJ, producing MQKIETVQEFEKLSETSSRFFFMKHSLTCPISSNAFNEYQAFLNKHEEEDGYYLAVQESRELSSHIAEKYGIKHESPQAFLFIEGKPGWNASHWNITENELNKL
- a CDS encoding DUF948 domain-containing protein gives rise to the protein MEIILYLSVAVIAVAFFILVMSVMKTLKSLGSTLDSVSTTLTGLESQLQGVTKESTELLHKTNLLAEDIQKKSEDLNTVVYAVRDVGHSIQNLNNSVKKVSTSISTELERNQGKISQVVQWGNAFIELKDKWKQKQEKQPTQPDEAVQNQTPKEVRSQEKLIKRARSYNN